A part of Diprion similis isolate iyDipSimi1 chromosome 12, iyDipSimi1.1, whole genome shotgun sequence genomic DNA contains:
- the LOC124413431 gene encoding heterogeneous nuclear ribonucleoprotein 27C-like isoform X6 gives MRVKSEMDDDEKGMRGDERPGRHNSQSNSDASEKLFVGGLSWETTQENLQRYFSRYGEVIDCVVMKNSESGRSRGFGFVTFSDPANVALVLQNGPHQLDGRTIDPKPCNPRTLQKPKRSGGFPKVFLGGLPSNVTETDLRSFFTRFGKVMEVVIMYDQEKKKSRGFGFLSFEDEDAVDRCVAEHFVNLNGKQVEIKRAEPRDSSSKMNESHQGQWGPPQQGGPPMGMAGNMGPMGGPNGQMGGPMMGGPMGPPGNMMQQYQGWGTSPQTGGYAGYSTQYNAQGWGAPPGPPQQQQIPPPPPHQWGSNYNVQPTAATQGYGSYGGPAAATSGGYGPAAGTGGAAGGGPGGSWNSWNMPQNGPPPSTQPPPQPPQPNSSQPNSNSNPSGPQGDMYSRQTTGSGAPGSSSSSAKTPDYSGYSGYGSYADTSYPQRSYQGGESNQGIADMDETS, from the exons GGAGACAACACAGGAGAATCTGCAGCGCTACTTCAGCCGTTATGGCGAGGTTATTGATTGCGTTGTAATGAAGAACAGCGAGTCAGGTCGCAGCCGTGGGTTTGGATTTGTTACATTCAGTGACCCAGCAAATGTTGCCCTCGTCCTTCAGAATGGGCCACACCAACTAGATGGACGCACG ATTGATCCGAAACCATGCAATCCACGTACTTTGCAAAAACCAAAGCGCAGCGGAGGTTTTCCAAAAGTCTTCTTGGGTGGCCTGCCGAGTAATGTCACCGAAACTGATCTGAGATCGTTTTTCACTCGTTTTGGCAAAGTCATGGAAGTGGTCATCATGTACGAtcaagagaagaagaagtccAGAG GGTTTGGCTTTCTCAGCTTTGAGGATGAAGACGCAGTGGACCGATGTGTCGCCGAGCATTTCGTCAACTTGAATGGAAAACAG GTTGAGATAAAACGGGCAGAGCCTCGTGATTCTTCGAGCAAAATGAACGAAAGTCATCAGGGTCAATGGGGACCCCCGCAACAAGGTGGCCCGCCAATGGGAATGGCTGGTAATATGGGCCCGATGGGTGGCCCGAACGGACAAATGGGAGGACCCATGATGGGTGGTCCAATGGGGCCACCGGGAAATATGATGCAGCAGTACCAGGGATGGGGCACGAGTCCTCAGACTGGTGGGTACGCTGGGTACAGCACCCAATATAACGCTCAGGGATGGGGTGCTCCGCCTGGGCCACCTCAGCAGCAACAAATTCCACCACCCCCGCCTCATCAGTGGGGAAGTAACTACAATGTTCAGCCAACTGCCGCGACTCAGGGTTATGGAAGTTATG GTGGGCCAGCGGCGGCCACTTCAGGGGGCTACGGGCCGGCGGCGGGAACGGGGGGGGCTGCGGGGGGAGGGCCCGGGGGCTCCTGGAACTCCTGGAACATGCCACAAAACGGGCCACCCCCCAGTACACAGCCCCCGCCCCAACCCCCTCAGCCCAACTCCTCGCAGCCCAACTCCAACTCGAACCCCTCTGGCCCGCAGG GGGACATGTACTCTAGGCAGACTACTGGCTCCGGGGCTCCAGGTTCGAGCAGCAGCTCTGCCAAGACGCCGGATTACAGTGGGTATTCCGGATATGGCAGTTACGCAGATACTAGTTATCCTCAGCGATCTTACCAGGGTGGAGAAAGCAACCAAG GAATAGCAGATATGGATGAGACAAGTTGA